In Ochrobactrum vermis, the following proteins share a genomic window:
- the chpT gene encoding histidine phosphotransferase ChpT produces MPMHVTLSALDLGALLCSRICHDIISPVGAINNGLELLEEGGADEDAMALIKSSARNASARLQFARIAFGAAGSAGVQIDTGDAQSVATEYFKNEKPEFTWEGTRVLLPKNKVKLLLNMLLIANAAIPRGGSLAVRLEGGDTEPRFVITVKGRMLRVPPKFLELHSGAAPEEPIDAHSVQPYYTLLLAEEAGMKISIHATAEDIVFSAE; encoded by the coding sequence ATGCCAATGCACGTTACCCTTTCTGCGCTCGACCTCGGTGCGCTTTTGTGCAGCAGGATCTGTCATGACATCATTTCGCCGGTCGGCGCGATCAATAACGGTCTGGAGCTGCTGGAAGAAGGTGGAGCCGACGAAGACGCAATGGCGCTCATCAAGTCGAGTGCCCGCAACGCTTCCGCCCGCCTTCAGTTTGCCCGCATCGCTTTCGGTGCCGCAGGTTCGGCTGGTGTGCAGATCGATACAGGCGACGCGCAGAGCGTTGCCACTGAATATTTCAAGAACGAGAAGCCGGAATTCACCTGGGAAGGCACCCGCGTCCTTCTGCCCAAGAACAAGGTGAAGCTGCTTTTGAACATGCTTCTTATCGCCAATGCAGCCATACCGCGTGGCGGCTCGCTGGCCGTACGTCTTGAAGGCGGCGATACCGAACCGCGTTTCGTCATCACCGTGAAGGGCCGCATGCTGCGCGTTCCACCGAAGTTTCTTGAGCTTCATTCGGGTGCTGCCCCGGAAGAGCCGATCGACGCCCATTCCGTCCAGCCCTACTATACACTTCTTCTGGCCGAAGAAGCTGGCATGAAGATTTCCATCCACGCCACTGCAGAAGACATCGTATTTTCTGCTGAATAA
- a CDS encoding response regulator — MSNEPMTGCCLLVDDSSVIRKVARRILSETIAEFAEASTGREALEACFSRMPDVVLLDYDLPDMTALEVVTELRAMPNGNQPRIIVCLYELDVTRIMRAKRAGANGYILKPFDRAYLTEQFAGILSA, encoded by the coding sequence ATGTCGAATGAACCAATGACAGGTTGCTGCCTGCTGGTTGACGACTCCTCCGTCATTCGCAAAGTCGCCCGGCGCATCCTGTCCGAAACCATTGCAGAATTCGCTGAGGCCTCAACCGGTCGGGAAGCGCTTGAAGCCTGTTTTTCGCGCATGCCCGACGTCGTTCTGCTCGACTACGACCTTCCCGATATGACGGCGCTGGAGGTCGTGACCGAGCTGCGCGCCATGCCAAATGGCAATCAGCCCCGCATCATCGTGTGTCTTTATGAACTCGACGTGACCCGCATCATGCGGGCAAAGCGCGCAGGCGCCAATGGCTATATTCTGAAGCCATTTGACCGGGCCTACCTCACCGAACAGTTTGCAGGCATTTTGTCCGCGTGA
- the ctrA gene encoding response regulator transcription factor CtrA translates to MRVLLIEDDSAIAQSIELMLKSESFNVYTTDLGEEGIDLGKLYDYDIILLDLNLPDMSGYEVLRTLRLSKVKTPILILSGMAGIEDKVRGLGFGADDYMTKPFHKDELIARIHAIVRRSKGHAQSVITTGDLIVNLDAKTVEVSGQRVHLTGKEYQMLELLSLRKGTTLTKEMFLNHLYGGMDEPELKIIDVFICKLRKKLDAVSGSQSYIETVWGRGYVLREPDAEMRESA, encoded by the coding sequence ATGCGCGTCCTTTTGATTGAAGACGACAGTGCTATCGCACAGAGCATTGAGTTGATGCTCAAGTCCGAGAGTTTTAATGTCTATACGACCGATCTGGGCGAAGAAGGCATCGACCTCGGCAAGCTGTATGATTACGACATCATCCTGCTGGATCTAAATCTGCCGGATATGTCTGGTTACGAAGTTCTTCGCACCTTGCGTCTGTCCAAGGTGAAGACGCCGATCCTCATCCTCTCCGGCATGGCCGGTATTGAGGACAAGGTTCGTGGTCTTGGCTTCGGCGCCGATGATTACATGACCAAGCCGTTCCACAAGGACGAGCTGATCGCACGTATTCATGCGATTGTGCGCCGTTCGAAGGGACATGCGCAGTCGGTCATCACGACGGGCGATCTGATCGTCAATCTGGATGCAAAGACGGTCGAAGTTTCCGGCCAGCGCGTTCATCTGACCGGCAAGGAATACCAGATGCTGGAGCTTCTTTCGCTCCGCAAGGGTACGACGCTCACCAAGGAAATGTTCCTCAACCATCTTTATGGTGGGATGGACGAGCCGGAACTGAAGATCATCGACGTCTTCATCTGCAAGCTGCGCAAGAAGCTTGATGCTGTTTCGGGTAGCCAGAGCTACATCGAGACGGTTTGGGGTCGCGGCTATGTGCTGCGTGAACCGGATGCAGAAATGCGCGAAAGCGCCTGA